One genomic window of Gracilinema caldarium DSM 7334 includes the following:
- the leuS gene encoding leucine--tRNA ligase, which yields MAKYPFDTIEPKWQKYWEEHKTFKAVEDPAFPKEKRQYVLDMFPYPSAQGLHVGHPEGYTATDIYCRYLRMNGFNVLHPMGFDAFGLPAENYAIKTGTHPATTTRANIDKFRTQIKALGFSYDWDREVSTCEADYYKWTQWIFLKLFEKGLAYEAETPINWCPSCKTGLANEEVKDGACDRCGTKVTRKRIRQWILKITAYAERLLEDLDLLDWPEPVKLMQRNWIGKSEGANVIFKIDGHDAELEIYTTRPDTLFGATYMVLAPEHPLVPKITTAEQKAAVEAYLDAAAKKSDLERTDLAKEKTGVFSGAYALNPVNGKKIPIWIADYVLISYGTGAIMAVPAHDERDWDFAKAFNLPIIQVVAGEPPAIGKDYSQTPETCTTADGWAVNSGPFDGTPTAEFKQKIIGWLEEKGIGKRAVNYKLRDWIFSRQRYWGEPIPIVHCESCGIVPLPEDQLPLTLPDVQSYAPTGTGESPLAGITDWVNTTCPKCGGKAKRETNTMPQWAGSCWYYLRYLDPHNDKEFASKKAIEYWMPVDLYVGGTEHAVLHLLYSRFWHKVLYDLGLVNSKEPFQRLVNQGMILGEDGQKMSKSRGNVINPDDIIRDYGADSMRVYEMFMGPLEVSKPWATAGLVGVSRFLERLWALGEKPLADTPEAAGISSDQKTELLRILHKTIKKVTDDTSTLNFNTAISAMMVYSSELAKLEKLPRPFWEPLVQMVSPYAPHLAEELWEKLGYKESISKSQWPQYDASLAADNEVTIVVQVNGKIRDKFTAPIGISKAELEKTALNLPGIQKWLEGLTIAKVISVPDKLVNIVVK from the coding sequence ATGGCCAAATATCCTTTTGACACGATTGAGCCGAAATGGCAAAAATATTGGGAAGAGCACAAAACCTTTAAGGCGGTAGAAGATCCCGCATTCCCCAAGGAAAAACGCCAGTATGTACTGGACATGTTCCCCTACCCATCTGCCCAGGGCCTCCACGTGGGGCATCCGGAGGGCTACACCGCCACCGACATTTATTGCCGCTACCTCAGAATGAACGGCTTTAACGTGCTCCATCCCATGGGCTTCGATGCCTTTGGGCTTCCCGCAGAAAACTATGCAATAAAGACCGGAACCCACCCGGCCACCACCACCCGGGCAAACATCGATAAATTCCGCACCCAAATTAAGGCCCTCGGGTTTTCTTATGACTGGGACCGGGAAGTGTCTACCTGCGAAGCGGATTATTACAAGTGGACCCAATGGATTTTCCTGAAACTCTTTGAAAAGGGCTTGGCCTACGAGGCAGAAACACCGATTAACTGGTGTCCCTCTTGTAAAACAGGCTTGGCCAACGAAGAGGTAAAGGATGGTGCCTGCGATCGCTGCGGCACCAAGGTTACCCGGAAACGGATCCGGCAATGGATTTTAAAAATCACCGCCTATGCGGAACGGCTCTTGGAAGACCTGGACCTGCTCGATTGGCCCGAACCGGTAAAATTGATGCAGCGGAACTGGATCGGTAAATCTGAAGGGGCTAATGTCATCTTTAAAATTGATGGCCATGATGCGGAGCTAGAGATTTATACGACCCGTCCTGACACCCTTTTTGGTGCAACCTACATGGTGCTCGCCCCGGAGCATCCCCTGGTACCAAAAATTACCACTGCGGAACAGAAAGCAGCTGTAGAGGCTTATTTGGATGCAGCAGCTAAGAAGAGTGATCTGGAGCGAACCGACCTGGCAAAGGAAAAAACCGGTGTATTCTCAGGGGCTTATGCTCTTAATCCGGTAAACGGAAAAAAGATCCCCATCTGGATTGCCGATTATGTACTCATTTCCTACGGCACCGGGGCTATTATGGCGGTGCCCGCCCACGATGAACGGGACTGGGACTTTGCCAAGGCTTTTAACCTCCCCATTATTCAGGTAGTGGCCGGTGAACCGCCTGCTATAGGGAAAGATTATTCCCAAACTCCGGAAACCTGTACAACCGCCGATGGCTGGGCGGTCAATTCAGGGCCCTTTGATGGAACGCCCACCGCTGAATTTAAACAAAAAATCATTGGCTGGCTCGAAGAAAAGGGTATCGGCAAGCGGGCAGTAAACTACAAACTTCGGGACTGGATCTTCAGCCGCCAGCGTTATTGGGGCGAACCAATTCCGATTGTACACTGTGAATCCTGCGGCATTGTCCCCCTGCCAGAGGATCAGCTTCCCCTAACCCTCCCGGATGTACAGTCCTATGCACCAACCGGCACCGGCGAATCCCCCCTGGCAGGCATTACCGACTGGGTTAACACCACCTGTCCCAAATGCGGAGGCAAGGCAAAACGGGAAACCAACACCATGCCCCAGTGGGCCGGTTCTTGCTGGTACTACCTGCGCTACCTCGATCCCCACAATGACAAGGAATTTGCCTCTAAAAAGGCGATAGAGTACTGGATGCCCGTAGACCTGTATGTGGGCGGCACGGAACACGCGGTTCTGCACCTCCTGTACAGCCGGTTCTGGCATAAGGTGCTTTACGACCTAGGGCTTGTGAACTCTAAGGAACCATTCCAACGGCTTGTAAACCAGGGCATGATTCTTGGGGAAGATGGCCAAAAAATGAGTAAAAGTCGGGGTAATGTTATCAATCCTGATGACATTATTCGGGACTATGGTGCCGATTCCATGCGGGTTTATGAAATGTTTATGGGCCCCCTGGAAGTAAGTAAACCCTGGGCAACCGCCGGCCTCGTTGGTGTATCTCGTTTCCTTGAACGGCTCTGGGCTCTGGGGGAAAAACCTTTGGCAGACACACCAGAAGCGGCGGGAATTTCCAGCGACCAGAAAACAGAATTACTACGTATTCTGCATAAAACTATAAAAAAAGTTACTGATGACACGTCAACCCTCAATTTTAACACCGCCATCAGTGCGATGATGGTTTATTCATCTGAACTGGCAAAGCTGGAAAAACTACCCAGACCCTTCTGGGAACCTCTGGTACAGATGGTTAGCCCCTATGCTCCCCACCTGGCGGAAGAGCTTTGGGAAAAATTAGGGTACAAGGAATCCATTTCTAAGAGCCAATGGCCACAATATGATGCAAGCCTCGCGGCGGATAACGAGGTAACGATTGTAGTTCAGGTGAACGGCAAAATTCGCGACAAATTCACCGCGCCTATTGGGATTTCCAAAGCGGAACTGGAAAAAACAGCCCTAAACCTGCCCGGCATTCAGAAATGGCTCGAAGGCCTTACCATTGCCAAAGTTATTTCTGTGCCGGATAAATTAGTAAATATCGTCGTAAAATAA
- a CDS encoding cupin domain-containing protein yields the protein MIIHRHTMKVELKERMRNGEGTTTLVHLVDGATMKNARLLSEISLPPGASIGEHRHDSETEYYIILEGTGVVKDNGVDTPIQQGDVVVTGDGASHSIKNTGTAPLKFIAVIITY from the coding sequence ATGATTATTCATCGCCATACTATGAAGGTTGAGTTGAAGGAACGAATGCGTAATGGGGAGGGAACCACAACCTTGGTTCATCTGGTAGATGGAGCGACTATGAAAAATGCCCGACTGCTGTCTGAAATTTCCTTGCCTCCAGGGGCCTCTATTGGTGAACATCGTCATGATTCGGAAACTGAATATTACATTATTCTTGAGGGAACCGGTGTAGTAAAAGATAATGGGGTCGATACCCCCATTCAACAAGGTGATGTGGTTGTTACAGGTGACGGTGCAAGTCATAGCATTAAGAATACCGGGACAGCACCGCTTAAATTTATAGCGGTTATTATTACCTATTAG
- a CDS encoding lysylphosphatidylglycerol synthase transmembrane domain-containing protein: MNTERKKLLQSMFWAVLIGLLANLGIAFLMDFKDILGALKRVDFSILFVPFFFYLLIYIIDSVRLLMVLKQFNITISIWEAFYNSVNVTLFSNLTPMATGGQPFQILHLTSIGIDSKKATNVVLSRHVEFMLTAFFIFMISIPTAIGLANSMKIGRGPMYIGFMVSLIMSIFFLFALISPNTISRFVLRFDKTKLGNLLGRILKRENWAEVFHRWATSLKEEVSFLWAEKTLIMVTDLLLGCINLGLQAMSVYYVLMKLTPLQSTFFHVMATFVIINLVIYYIPTPGGSGSIEGAYIWIFSGMNNTPAATTVAIVLWRVATFYLHILFGFCIFFIHSYISDKGKSKNVFTQI; the protein is encoded by the coding sequence ATGAATACCGAACGAAAAAAACTATTACAATCAATGTTTTGGGCAGTCCTGATTGGCCTTTTAGCAAATCTGGGTATTGCCTTCTTGATGGATTTTAAAGATATCCTGGGAGCCTTAAAAAGGGTTGATTTTAGCATTCTTTTTGTCCCATTCTTTTTCTATCTTTTAATTTATATCATAGATTCTGTCCGATTACTCATGGTATTAAAGCAATTTAATATAACTATTTCAATCTGGGAAGCTTTTTACAACAGTGTCAATGTTACGCTCTTTTCCAATCTGACCCCTATGGCAACAGGAGGACAACCATTTCAAATTCTACATCTCACATCAATCGGTATTGATAGTAAAAAAGCAACCAACGTAGTACTTTCACGTCATGTAGAATTCATGTTAACAGCTTTTTTTATTTTTATGATCAGCATTCCCACCGCAATAGGTCTTGCCAATTCGATGAAAATCGGAAGAGGTCCTATGTATATCGGTTTTATGGTGTCCCTTATCATGTCAATCTTTTTTTTATTTGCACTTATCAGTCCAAATACCATCAGTCGTTTTGTGTTACGCTTTGATAAAACAAAATTGGGAAATTTACTTGGTAGAATACTCAAGCGGGAAAATTGGGCAGAGGTGTTTCACCGATGGGCCACATCTTTAAAAGAAGAAGTTAGTTTCCTTTGGGCCGAAAAAACCCTCATTATGGTTACCGACTTGCTTTTGGGATGTATCAACTTAGGTTTACAAGCCATGTCCGTATATTATGTATTGATGAAACTCACGCCCTTGCAATCAACATTTTTCCATGTGATGGCAACCTTTGTTATCATCAATCTTGTTATCTATTACATACCGACTCCGGGGGGAAGTGGAAGCATCGAAGGGGCTTATATTTGGATTTTTTCCGGTATGAATAACACTCCCGCAGCGACTACAGTTGCTATAGTTTTATGGCGAGTTGCAACCTTTTATTTACATATCCTTTTCGGTTTTTGTATATTTTTTATTCATTCATATATAAGTGACAAAGGCAAATCAAAAAATGTCTTTACTCAGATTTAA
- a CDS encoding glycosyltransferase family 4 protein → MKKLRIAMLSSFYFPHVGGTERYVHDLSFALAQRGHTITIFSHFPGPVQKDEYSSIQIIRIPAIWGPAYSPILAPQPKRMLANMDIIHAHAPPFFFLNHTAKIHGIPQVLTYHCDIEIPERLGPIDLPQEPKKIIDRYFIKSTQLHLKKVDRIVTTTRTYAETSATLAGFPYTVIPIGINTARYKEQLEQCRLRGCIRKEHEILFVGRLVATKGLWFLLEAIEILYTRGVKAHFTIVGTGEELLSLKLFVTTHNLENMVTFAGQVDDQTLSDLYSTASLFILPSFVRLEAFGIVQLEALAMGVPVIASDMPGVNEVVQRSGGGWLVPPKNPEALAEKIQYALEHKEERLARAQQGQEYVFKYYDWSVISEQFENLYYELLQQKGHTL, encoded by the coding sequence ATGAAAAAACTTCGTATCGCAATGCTTTCATCCTTTTATTTTCCTCACGTGGGCGGTACTGAACGGTATGTTCATGATCTTTCATTTGCATTAGCTCAACGAGGACATACTATAACGATTTTTTCTCATTTTCCCGGACCGGTTCAAAAGGATGAGTATTCTTCAATCCAAATAATTCGAATCCCTGCAATTTGGGGCCCAGCCTATTCACCCATCCTCGCACCTCAACCGAAACGAATGCTCGCCAATATGGATATCATTCATGCCCATGCTCCGCCCTTCTTTTTCCTTAATCATACAGCTAAAATCCATGGTATTCCTCAGGTGTTAACCTATCATTGTGATATAGAAATCCCAGAACGGCTTGGTCCAATAGATTTACCTCAGGAACCCAAAAAAATAATCGATCGTTATTTTATAAAATCTACCCAATTGCATTTAAAAAAGGTTGATCGAATCGTAACAACTACCAGGACCTATGCAGAAACTTCTGCAACCCTTGCTGGTTTTCCCTATACGGTCATACCAATTGGCATCAACACAGCAAGATATAAAGAACAGCTTGAACAATGCAGGCTTCGAGGTTGTATTCGAAAGGAACATGAAATACTCTTTGTTGGACGTTTAGTTGCAACCAAAGGCTTATGGTTTCTATTAGAAGCTATAGAGATTCTTTATACTAGAGGCGTTAAAGCTCATTTCACAATTGTTGGAACTGGTGAAGAGCTCCTCAGCCTTAAGTTATTTGTAACAACCCATAACTTAGAGAATATGGTGACCTTTGCAGGCCAAGTTGATGATCAGACCCTATCTGATCTATACAGTACTGCAAGTCTTTTCATCTTGCCATCTTTTGTTCGGCTCGAAGCCTTTGGTATTGTCCAACTTGAAGCCCTGGCCATGGGTGTTCCTGTTATAGCTTCTGACATGCCCGGTGTCAACGAAGTAGTCCAACGATCCGGTGGTGGCTGGCTTGTTCCACCTAAGAATCCAGAAGCTCTGGCAGAAAAAATCCAATATGCCTTGGAACATAAAGAAGAACGGTTAGCTCGAGCTCAGCAGGGACAAGAGTATGTATTTAAATATTATGATTGGTCAGTAATATCTGAACAATTTGAAAATTTGTACTACGAATTATTACAGCAAAAAGGTCACACCCTATGA
- the ltaE gene encoding low-specificity L-threonine aldolase: protein MIDIRSDTVTKPTQAMRKAMAEAEVGDDVYRDDPTVNELERLAASLVGKEAALFVPSGTFGNQLALFTWCKRGSEVILGEDCHIIQHEAGAASVIAGVQTRPIPAPTGRLNPQDIEKRIRGNDIHYPPTSLICMENAHSSGSVVPLHAMDEVYTVAQSHGIPVHLDGARIFNAAVSLGVEARELAARADSVMFCLSKGLCAPVGSLLAGPAAFIDQARKNRKIMGGGMRQTGILAAAGIVALRDMTGRLAEDHRRARRLAEGLSAIPGVQVAKDRMDINMVFFSIPALASPEKGQRFIELLKEAGILANPPEQGNFRFVTHYWIGDPEVQQIIDACKQALTLVQ from the coding sequence ATGATTGATATTCGAAGTGATACGGTCACGAAACCGACTCAGGCTATGCGAAAAGCTATGGCAGAGGCTGAGGTTGGAGATGATGTGTACCGAGATGATCCCACCGTTAACGAACTCGAACGACTTGCGGCCTCTCTGGTCGGCAAAGAGGCAGCGCTCTTTGTTCCCTCAGGGACCTTTGGCAACCAGCTGGCCCTTTTTACCTGGTGCAAACGGGGCAGTGAAGTCATCCTTGGGGAGGATTGCCATATCATTCAGCATGAAGCAGGAGCCGCTTCCGTCATTGCGGGAGTACAAACCAGGCCCATACCGGCACCGACAGGAAGACTGAATCCTCAGGATATCGAAAAACGTATCCGCGGCAATGATATTCATTATCCGCCAACAAGCCTTATCTGTATGGAAAATGCCCATTCCTCTGGCTCAGTCGTACCGCTCCACGCCATGGATGAGGTCTACACCGTGGCACAATCCCACGGAATTCCCGTCCATCTTGATGGAGCCCGCATCTTTAATGCAGCGGTGAGTCTCGGTGTCGAAGCCAGGGAACTAGCAGCAAGGGCTGATTCAGTCATGTTCTGCCTTTCCAAGGGTCTCTGCGCGCCGGTGGGTTCTCTGCTGGCGGGCCCGGCGGCATTTATCGACCAGGCCCGCAAAAACCGAAAAATTATGGGTGGGGGCATGCGTCAGACGGGCATTTTGGCCGCAGCGGGGATTGTGGCCCTCCGAGACATGACTGGCCGCCTGGCAGAAGATCACCGCCGGGCCCGCCGTCTCGCCGAGGGCTTAAGCGCCATACCGGGGGTTCAGGTGGCCAAGGACCGGATGGACATCAATATGGTGTTTTTCTCTATCCCTGCCCTTGCTTCGCCAGAAAAGGGACAGCGTTTTATTGAACTTTTAAAAGAGGCAGGCATCCTCGCCAATCCACCTGAACAGGGGAACTTCCGCTTTGTAACCCATTACTGGATTGGCGACCCAGAGGTTCAGCAAATCATCGATGCTTGCAAACAAGCATTGACCCTTGTACAATAG
- a CDS encoding M24 family metallopeptidase, with protein MGEYRYVRQTENIMNYMSFAGSRLIVFEDFEGHRDPTIRWLSNHPGDALIFLSNDIMGKPILVPWDVNMAKQYASDFFTIIPYTDFERNPYKALKAVVEIMNVPPGSRIEIPPETSYPSFLRYVDTLPDYDIICREDGTHAEIKAMRAIKAAEEIERYRTAARITNEVIDELEKQIRAGAFKTEVDVAQFIEREGRMRGCEGTGFETLVAGPKRSFGIHAFPSYTGEPFGTQGLSIIDFGLKYDGYTTDVTITVAKGPLNRTQERMLSLVEKAYNLAVSLAKEGTPTRDIALAVDTHFEKAKKKMPHALGHGIGVEAHEEPAIRSRSDNEWVLQQGMVFTLEPGLYDPAHGGCRLENDFMLTENGLEQLTNSRIIRIPE; from the coding sequence ATGGGAGAATATCGATACGTCCGTCAAACTGAAAACATAATGAATTACATGTCCTTTGCAGGAAGTAGGCTGATAGTTTTCGAGGATTTCGAAGGTCATCGGGATCCTACCATCCGGTGGCTGAGCAATCATCCAGGGGATGCACTCATTTTTTTATCCAATGACATTATGGGAAAGCCCATTCTGGTTCCCTGGGATGTTAATATGGCAAAACAGTATGCATCCGATTTCTTTACCATCATCCCTTATACGGACTTTGAACGCAATCCCTACAAAGCCCTGAAAGCGGTTGTGGAAATCATGAACGTTCCCCCGGGCAGTCGCATTGAAATTCCACCGGAAACATCCTACCCATCCTTTCTTCGGTATGTAGACACCCTTCCCGATTACGATATTATCTGCCGGGAAGATGGTACCCATGCAGAAATTAAAGCGATGCGGGCTATTAAAGCTGCTGAAGAAATCGAGCGATATCGTACTGCTGCTCGTATTACCAACGAAGTGATCGATGAACTGGAAAAACAGATCAGGGCGGGTGCTTTTAAGACTGAAGTTGATGTAGCCCAATTTATTGAACGGGAAGGCCGGATGCGGGGTTGTGAAGGTACGGGCTTCGAAACCCTCGTGGCTGGACCCAAACGGAGCTTTGGCATCCATGCTTTTCCCAGTTATACCGGTGAACCCTTTGGAACCCAGGGACTTTCGATTATCGATTTTGGACTTAAATATGATGGGTACACCACCGATGTGACCATTACTGTAGCTAAGGGGCCCCTGAATCGGACCCAGGAACGGATGCTCAGTCTCGTAGAAAAGGCCTATAACCTGGCGGTTTCCCTGGCAAAGGAAGGGACTCCAACCAGGGATATAGCCCTCGCGGTGGATACTCATTTTGAAAAGGCTAAAAAGAAAATGCCCCATGCCCTGGGACATGGTATTGGAGTCGAGGCCCACGAAGAACCGGCTATACGAAGCCGATCCGACAATGAATGGGTTTTACAGCAGGGGATGGTCTTTACCCTAGAACCGGGACTTTATGACCCGGCCCATGGGGGCTGCCGTCTGGAAAACGATTTTATGCTGACCGAGAATGGCCTTGAACAGCTGACCA